In Dehalococcoidia bacterium, one genomic interval encodes:
- a CDS encoding YlxR family protein — protein sequence MSDTKHDVPERTCVACHQTKPKHELVRLVHTPAGNIEIDLRGKKAGRGAYLCKRRECWDMALAKGRKDRLAHSFKTEVAPEDRSALSDYGKTLPVTLTTGERGVG from the coding sequence ATGAGTGACACGAAGCATGATGTTCCCGAGAGGACATGTGTGGCTTGTCATCAGACAAAACCCAAACACGAGCTTGTCCGCCTTGTTCATACGCCTGCCGGTAACATCGAGATAGATTTACGAGGTAAGAAAGCAGGGCGCGGCGCTTATTTGTGCAAAAGGAGAGAGTGCTGGGATATGGCGCTTGCCAAAGGGCGAAAAGACCGCCTGGCGCACTCCTTTAAAACTGAGGTTGCTCCTGAAGACAGATCGGCACTCTCAGATTACGGCAAAACGCTTCCAGTCA